Proteins from one Daphnia pulicaria isolate SC F1-1A chromosome 3, SC_F0-13Bv2, whole genome shotgun sequence genomic window:
- the LOC124329424 gene encoding protein fem-1 homolog A-like has translation MGSNRNISNHFFAAVSMGSELELREILEAEGREITIDAAQSYNEQGETPLLVAIHRKHIGVVKFLVSELKVDIGQSGRFAWKGLDHSANPPLFAAIISGQVAIVDYLISVENLDTPSIPMSSIMSSSISRQEKIDALELMGSAYIFYGEETARGFGLPCWMQAMTLRQSTTRGQPEIPKNLHHSSELVRKAMGDAVEFNTPQQLHLLTNEPHNQLITQANIVSNRILKKISPGTNPCTCTQLLNYSRHYWTENEYGRVISITMLILESFDLSDEDQYFDGMNDIINSALTIVSNSLLMLRRESANTSGHEELSFANLMKVVDFAFTHCRSRTNESFRARTMDSMNEWALWPENYIGDLIVLLHDMDLSQQEKHLFRKSIFRFISLDHRSSYQRNLLHMICLMPVIPNDVIQLLLELGADPNATDEDGNTALHLLAKNQWTHFDTNAARILMDFGGHLDHANKFGTTVTERLKYRMRCLIRQGSFDASLQALINRVLPLSCCSARVIRQNQIDIRALPPSLQEFVRRH, from the coding sequence ATGGGTTCTAATAGAAATATCAGCAACCACTTTTTCGCAGCTGTGAGCATGggctcagaacttgaattgCGTGAAATACTGGAGGCGGAAGGACGGGAAATTACGATCGATGCAGCTCAATCGTACAATGAACAGGGGGAAACTCCGCTCCTGGTGGCCATCCACCGCAAACACATCGGCGTCGTCAAATTCTTGGTCAGTGAACTGAAAGTCGACATTGGTCAAAGCGGTAGATTTGCTTGGAAAGGTCTTGATCACTCCGCTAATCCACCGCTATTCGCGGCCATCATTTCCGGCCAAGTTGCCATCGTCGACTACCTTATTAGCGTCGAAAATTTGGATACACCGTCGATCCCTATGAGTTCCATCATGTCGAGCTCCATCAGTCGACAAGAGAAGATAGACGCGCTTGAACTGATGGGTTCTGCCTACATTTTCTACGGAGAAGAGACGGCCCGTGGATTCGGACTGCCTTGCTGGATGCAAGCCATGACTCTTCGTCAGTCGACAACTAGAGGCCAGCCGGAGATACCCAAGAATCTCCATCATTCGTCAGAACTTGTTCGCAAAGCCATGGGTGACGCTGTTGAGTTTAATACGCCCCAGCAGTTGCACCTTTTGACCAACGAACCGCACAACCAGCTCATTACTCAAGCTAATATCGTGAGCAACCGGATTCTCAAGAAAATCAGTCCCGGTACTAATCCCTGTACTTGCACGCAATTGCTGAATTATAGTCGACATTACTGGACAGAGAATGAGTACGGTCGTGTCATTAGCATTACCATGCTCATTTTGGAGTCGTTTGACCTGAGCGACGAGGATCAGTACTTTGATGGGATGAATGACATCATCAACAGCGCACTCACCATCGTGTCCAACAGTTTGTTGATGCTGCGGCGAGAGTCGGCAAACACCAGCGGCCATGAAGAGCTTTCCTTTGCTAATCTGATGAAGGTCGTCGATTTCGCTTTCACACATTGTCGTTCACGGACGAATGAGTCATTTAGAGCCAGAACAATGGACAGCATGAACGAATGGGCACTTTGGCCAGAGAACTACATCGGCGATTTGATCGTTTTACTGCACGACATGGACTTGAGCCAGCAGGAGAAACATCTTTTCAGGAAGAGCATTTTTCGCTTCATTTCACTTGATCACAGGAGCTCCTACCAGCGAAATCTGCTGCACATGATTTGCTTGATGCCAGTTATCCCGAACGATGTTATTCAGCTCTTGCTTGAACTTGGAGCCGACCCCAATGCGACCGACGAGGATGGAAATACGGCGCTTCACTTGCTGGCCAAGAATCAGTGGACACATTTCGATACGAATGCAGCTCGGATCCTCATGGACTTCGGAGGACATCTCGACCATGCCAATAAATTCGGTACCACCGTAACTGAACGACTCAAATATCGGATGCGCTGTCTGATCCGCCAGGGAAGTTTCGACGCTAGCTTGCAAGCCCTTATCAATCGCGTGCTTCCGCTGAGCTGCTGCAGTGCCCGAGTCATCcgacaaaatcaaattgacaTTCGAGCGCTTCCGCCCAGTCTGCAGGAATTTGTCCGCCGACattaa
- the LOC124329033 gene encoding septin-7-like isoform X4: MQKSVLQSKREMFFKSDTLPAGAGLSSSATASTANNATPASSATGAQQPVGNIASLKESLLANKENHTTATTTTGGPQTSSSSATLTGSISNNSSHGSVPGLASTGSKVEALKRELTDDSSSSSSSTSNRVILRDRLAEKGPAPSPPVINKTREVDYVGFANLPNQVYRRAVKKGFEFTLMVVGESGLGKSTLINSMFLADIYSPEYPGPSHRIKKTVQVEQCQALLKENGVNLTLTVVDTPGFGDAVDNSNCWQPIVDYIESKYEEYLNAESRVQRQPMRDHRVHVCLYFIQPSGHGLKPLDIEFMKRLHDKVNIIPVLAKADTMTPDECTYFKKQVLNEIAQHKIKIYEFPDVDDEELRKSQRALRERVPFAVVGSNTVVEVDGRKIRGRRYPWGVVEVENMEHCDFIALRNMLIRTHMTDLKEVTNNVHYENFRCRKLAGVGVTASDGTLGKSNRISNKNPLAQMEEERRDHEAKMKKMEQEMEQVFEMKVKEKTQKLKDSETDLQRRHEQTLRSLEAQKQELEEKRKAFENEKLAWENASGLTLEEMRRRSLEANSREGLTVADEPKRSISGAANRFKRSLSLRTASKPETYSQHQPAANQECKQQ, from the exons ATGCAGAAGAGCG TG TTACAAAGTAAGCGTGAAATGTTCTTCAAGAGCGATACGCTGCCAGCGGGTGCTGGTTTGAGCAGCTCTGCCACGGCCTCGACAGCCAATAATGCCACGCCCGCTTCTTCAGCAACTGGTGCTCAACAGCCGGTGGGCAACATTGCTTCGCTCAAGGAGAGTTTATTGGCCAACAAGGAGAATCACACGactgcgacgacgacgacgggtgGACCGCAGACGTCATCTTCCTCGGCAACCTTGACTGGCAGCATTAGTAATAACAGCAGCCATGGCAGTGTGCCCGGTTTGGCCAGCACCGGAAGCAAG GTGGAGGCGTTGAAGCGGGAATTGACGGATGATAGTAGCAGTAGTAGCAGTAGCACCAGCAACCGGGTTATATTACGTGACCGACTGGCTGAGAAAGGTCCGGCACCCAGTCCGCCAGTCATCAATAAGACACGCGAAGTGGATTACGTCGGCTTTGCCAA tcTTCCCAACCAGGTGTACCGAAGAGCTGtcaaaaaaggatttgaatTCACCTTAATGGTTGTCGGCGAGTCGGGACTGGGCAAGTCGACGCTCATCAACTCCATGTTTTTGGCCGACATTTACTCGCCGGAATACCCTGGCCCGTCGCACCGCATCAAAAAGACGGTCCAA GTGGAACAGTGCCAAGCTCTTTTGAAAGAGAACGGAGTCAATTTGACACTGACCGTAGTCGACACGCCCGGATTCGGTGACGCGGTAGACAACAGCAACTG TTGGCAGCCGATCGTCGACTACATTGAATCCAAATATGAAGAGTACCTGAACGCCGAATCCAGGGTGCAGCGCCAACCCATGCGCGACCACCGTGTTCACGTCTGCCTGTATTTCATCCAGCCGTCGGGTCACGGTCTCAAACCGTTGGACATTGAATTTATGAAGCGACTCCACGATAAAGTCAATATCATCCCCGTCTTGGCCAAGGCCGACACCATGACGCCAGATGAGTGCACCTACTTCAAAAAACAG GTTCTCAATGAAATTGCTCAGCACAAGATCAAGATTTACGAGTTTCCAGACGTTGATGACGAGGAATTGCGCAAATCTCAACGCGCCCTGCGAGAACGAGTGCCGTTTGCCGTGGTCGGCTCCAATACAGTTGTCGAAGTGGACGGGCGGAAGATTCGTGGACGGCGTTATCCATGGGGTGTCGTCGAAG TGGAAAATATGGAACATTGCGATTTCATCGCTCTACGAAACATGTTGATCCGGACCCACATGACTGATTTGAAAGAAGTGACAAATAATGTCCACTACGAAAACTTCCGCTGTAGGAAACTGGCTGGAGTGGGAGTGACGGCCAGTGACGGAACGCTGGGCAAATCTAATCGGATCTCCAACAA GAACCCGTTGGcgcaaatggaagaagagcgaaGGGATCACGAAgccaaaatgaagaaaatggagcAAGAGATGGAACaagtttttgaaatgaaagtcAAGGAGAAGACGCAAAAGCTCAAAGACTCCGAAACAGAC tTGCAACGTCGACACGAACAGACGCTCCGTTCGCTCGAGGCCCAGAAACAAGAACTGGAGGAGAAGCGTAAAGCCTTTGAGAATGAAAAATTGGCCTGGGAGAATGCTTCCGGCTTGACGCTGGAGGAAATGCGCCGACGCAGCCTCGAAGCCAATTCTAGAGA GGGATTGACCGTTGCTGATGAGCCAAAGCGGTCCATCAGCGGGGCTGCGAATCGTTTCAAGCGTTCGCTCTCTTTGCGCACGGCCAGCAAGCCCGAAACCTACTCCCAACATCAGCCAGCCGCTAACCAAGAATGCAAACAGCAATGA
- the LOC124329178 gene encoding transcription factor Adf-1-like, protein MAASGGTGSGGTSTTNFPDELIIRHVRDHSCLYDPRETEYKDADRKAAVWREIANNVGMSAIECEHRWRYLRDRYTRERKRKSQQTNGCKSGGGGNWPLASQMHFIQDFIKHRSFKFKARGGGGGGSSGGQQEATSDGTNTPRGARQQHVKSEGDNNHTSSDETDGPVSPGFDQQSAAAAECYPMVIIEETDGHHHIGPPRSGTPSDYLRGGGGGGAADHHLHHHHRSSAFNNGGSTSPRMTYNEDELFCLSVAQTLRRLPLMRRSLAKVQILQLIHDMEFGSHS, encoded by the exons ATGGCGGCCAGCGGTGGTACCGGGTCCGGCGGTACCTCGACCACCAACTTTCCGGACGAGCTCATCATCCGTCACGTTCGCGACCATTCGTGCCTCTACGATCCGCGTGAAACCGAATACAAAGACGCTGATCGAAAGGCCGCCGTTTGGAGAGAAATCGCAAACAACGTCGGCATGTCCG CCATCGAGTGCGAGCACCGCTGGCGCTACTTGCGGGACCGGTACACGCGGGAGCGCAAGCGCAAGTCGCAGCAGACCAACGGCTGCAAATCGGGAGGCGGAGGCAACTGGCCGTTGGCTTCTCAAATGCATTTCATCCAGGATTTTATCAAACACCGCAG TTTCAAATTCAAGGCTCGCGGGGGTGGCGGtggcggcagcagcggcggccagCAGGAAGCGACGTCTGATGGTACAAACACGCCACGAGGTGCCCGCCAACAACACGTCAAG TCTGAAGGTGATAATAATCATACGTCGTCGGATGAAACTGACGGGCCAGTTTCGCCGGGATTCGATCAGCAAAGTGCCGCAGCGGCCGAATGCTACCCCATGGTCATTATCGAGGAAACAGACGGGCACCATCACATAGGTCCACCTCGCTCAGGCACACCTTCAGATTACctacgaggaggaggaggaggtggagcGGCTGATCaccacctccaccaccaccaccg GTCGTCAGCGTTCAATAACGGCGGGAGCACAAGCCCTCGGATGACGTACAACGAAGATGAACTCTTCTGTCTCTCAGTGGCGCAGACACTGCGACGTCTGCCGCTAATGCGCCGATCTTTGGCCAAAGTTCAAATCCTTCAGCTGATACACGATATGGAATTCGGGAGTCATTCCTAA